The genomic window GCGTTCCTGTTATTCCGATGATCAGCATGATTTTCAGATTAGATCAAGTTTGAGTCGATCGATCCACTTTTCGGCTTTCATGGGATGGTATTGTTCGAGCCGCTGAAGGAGGTTGTTTTCGTCATCGTCGATAATCAGATTCCGCTGATGTTCGGCTCTTACAAACTTTTCGTCAACCGCATGCCCGATAAATTTTATCAGATGGTCGAAATAGCCTTCAATATTAAGTAAGCCTGTTGGCTTACTGATGATTTCCAACTGGTTCCAGGTCATGATCTCGAACAACTCGTCGATCGTTCCAAATCCGCCGGGGAGGGCAATGAAAGCGTCGGATAGATCGGCCATCATTGCTTTGCGCTCGTGCATGCTATTGACCACATACAAGTGGGTAATATTCTGATGAGCAATCTCTTTGTCTACTATGTGCCGGGGCATAACGCCAATTACCTCTCCCCCGCTTTCAAGCACACTGTCGGCAACCTCCCGCATCAGCCCGATGTTCCCGCCACCGTAAACCAGTTTCAGGTGTTTACCGGCAATGAGTTTCCCGAGATTTCTCGCCCTTGCGCTATATTCAGGCTGTCGCCCGACACTCGATCCACAAAAAACGCAAACAGATTTCATGATCAGAAATTTGCAGCAAAACTAAGGGTTTTGGTGATAATATTCACCCAATGGCTAAATATCGATGTTTAATTTCTAAACTTGAGTTTTTACTCAACCACTACCCTGATCCCTTGTGAATGCGATGAAAACTCGGGTGCGTACATACATTGGATGGTAGATATGCCGTTGGAGAAATTACCTGTTTGTGAAGCCACCAAAGGATATTCAAATACATAAACACCTTTCCGCAGGTAATCGAAGAAGAAGTTGGTGGCGGCATCACGGGTGCTTTGGTAGTAACCGAGCCCGCCTTTGTATTTGTAGCCGGACAGAACATTGACCGGCTCGAATGCCGAAGCCCGCATGTCCTGCATGTGAACGAATTCCATGTCACGGTCAATCCGCAGTTCAATCCGGACGACAACTTTCTCGCCGATCCTGAGTTTATCCCCATCATTTAATGGCTCCAGTATAGTTCCTTCAGGTTTGTTCCGCTCGACAAACAGCTCTTTTTTGAGCGAAAGTGGAGTTTCATGCGCAGTGATTTTATCCAGGTTTTCAAAATACTGCCAGTAAACGGCTCCCCAGGCTATCCCTTCGTCGGTTTTGGTCACGCTGATATTTCCCATTTGCGGAGTAATTTCGCCTTTACTCCACGAAGTCTGGAAATAACCGGTCCCTGCCTCAATCTGGCCAACATCTTTAGTATCCAGTTTTTTACCTGCCATCTCAATTTCCACCAACTTATCGCTTGCAAGCAGGTCGGAACCACGCCTGATAAGGGCATAAACTGCCTCTACTGTTGCCCGGCTGGTTTTCCAATCTTGTGTTTGCTTCTGTTTTAGCAACCAAATTTTCATCTGGTCAACAGCATTTTTATCGCCTGCAACTTCGTCAAAAGCCTCAATCATCATGGCTTGCGTTTCAACCGGCGATTGATACCAGAAGTAACCCCGGTCAAGTTTCCAGTACATACCCATTTCTTCATTTTTGAGTGACCGCTCCCTCAGCGATTTAATGATGAGTGGCGGAACATCCCGATTTTCATAACGGGTAAGTGCAATGGCCAACATCCCTTGCAGGTATATGTTTTGCTTTTGCCAGTATTTACCCGCCTGGGTTTTGAAATAATTAAATGCCGTCTCGCTGTTTGGATTCATCATGATAAATGAAAAAAAGCTGCGGGCATACAGGAACTGAATATGTGTTGCCGAGAGGTGGTCTTCATCCATTTTATCCTTATTGTATTTGAGGATTTCCTCATAATCTTCCCTGATGCGGTCATCCAGATAACGCACCGCCTTGCTCATCATCCTGTTGACCCGTTCATCACCCAGAGCATCAATAATACGCATCTGGTGCAACTTTCCAAGTCCTTCCACCACATTTTGAGTGATATAGCGGCTGTCGGGCATCCCTTCAAACCAGGGGAACCCTCCGTTGGGAGATTGCATTTGCGATAACATCCTGATGGTTGCATCCAACCGGTTGTTCATATTGTTCAGGTCGAAAAGCAAGGCAACCCGCTGTTTACGTTCAGCTTCGCTGCGGGCCTGCAAGATCCAGGGTGTTTGTTCCAGTAGTAAAGCTTTGAGGTCCTGGTTCTTTTCCAGGTTCGAAAGAAAGGTTTCGGGGGTCTGGTTCTTCCAGCTATCGAACACCCGTTTGATCTTTGGATTGGCATTGGCCATGAAAAAGGCAATACTGTTGGCGTAAAAAGCGGCAAATACCGACAGCGTGTTTTTGTGGATGGGTTCAGCAATCACAGGCAATGCCTGAATGGCGTACCATGCGGGATTCGAAGTAAACTCAATAGTCAGGTTCTGATGCTTCAGCGATGTACTTTTATCAGAATCGACAAGTTTTTCAAACCGGAAAGTCTTCGTCCCAATGCCATTGATTGGCATTGGCAACGACTCAGTAACCAGCATTCTGTTTGGCAGCACCGGGATCGACTTTTCCTCACCATCGGTATAATTTCCTGCGGTGGCTTTTATACGGTAAGTGATCACCCCATAATCTTCAGGGATAATGATCCGCCATTTGACTGAGGTACTCCGGTTGGCTTCGATAGTAAAATTATGGTTATCATTAACTATTTGAAGTTGTTCGTTAATGGGTTGCATGGAAACGGCATCAAAAAATTCAATTGTCGTTGTTCCATTCAGTGCTTCATCCGAAAGATTGGTAATTCTTGACGAGAACTGAAGCGTGTCACCCATCCTGAAAAAGCGTGGTGCATTTGGCATCACCATCAGCTTTTTACTGGCCGTAAATTCCTGTTCGAGCATTCCGGTCATCAAATCCCTGGTATAACCCAATC from Bacteroidales bacterium includes these protein-coding regions:
- a CDS encoding TIGR00730 family Rossman fold protein, giving the protein MKSVCVFCGSSVGRQPEYSARARNLGKLIAGKHLKLVYGGGNIGLMREVADSVLESGGEVIGVMPRHIVDKEIAHQNITHLYVVNSMHERKAMMADLSDAFIALPGGFGTIDELFEIMTWNQLEIISKPTGLLNIEGYFDHLIKFIGHAVDEKFVRAEHQRNLIIDDDENNLLQRLEQYHPMKAEKWIDRLKLDLI